The nucleotide window GGAGTCGGCGATGAGCGTGTTCCCGTTGGGCAGGCGGTCGGCGTCTCTCGGCCACTGAATCTGGTCGTCTTCCCACTCCCAGCTGCGGGTCCACTCGCCGTCCGCACCGCCCTCGCGCTGGAATTCCTGTACGCGTCCGTTCTCTGAGTCGGCGACGACGACGGCCGGGCCGCCCTGCGATTCGGGGATGTAGTCCGGGTTGTGCTGTTCGTACTGGACGTCGTAGTCGTTCTCGCTGCCGAGCGTCCAGTCGTCGACCAGTCCCTCTTCCTGATCGATGAAGACGACCTGATCCTGGTTCCGCAGACTGACCATGATCCGGCCGTCGTTCGGATCGTCCTCGGCTTCGATGTACGAGACGTCGTTGATGTGGGCCCAGTCTTCCGGATACGGGCCGGCCTCCTCGACGGGGAAGTCGCTCTGGGCGTCCCAGAGCCACTCGACGACTTCCGTTTCGGTGTTCACGATGAACACCTGATCCGCGACGATGTCGGCGATCGCCACGCGCTTGTCGTCAATCCGCGTCGAATCGTGCCACTCGCCCGCGGTCTCTTTGTAATCGTAGCGTTCGTAGAGCACCTCGACCTCGCCGGTCTCGAGGTCAACGCGCTCGAGGACGTTTCTCGCACACGGAGGATCGCTACACGTCGGTCCTTCGGAGTGGATCGTGTCCGTGGCCACGTACTCGATGGTCATCGGATCATCTTCGACGGAGTCGACGTCGAAGTACTTCGTGCGCGTGTTGTTGTAGTAGACCACCTCACCGTCGGGCGCGTAGGCAGTGATCGTTCCGGCACGGCCGGATTCGGTGATGACCGTGTGATTTTCGGTCTCTGGGGCGGTCGGCACGTCTGCCTCGGTCGCCGTCGAGAGCCCGTCGTTCGACGACGCGCTGACGACGACTGCAGCCGACACGAGCAGTATCGCGACGAATACGATTCGGAGTCGGTTCCGCGAAATCGTCGAGCGAAGTCGCGCAAGCGGCGGGCGAACGCGATCAGTCACAGGCGCTCACCCACGAACGAGTTGATGCGGAGGAAACTATTGAGTTCGACATATGGTTCGGCAGTGATGTTTGTATTCTGAGCAAGGCATTAGAATCTTTGTTAATATATATGATATGAGCGGTGACAGAACGGCCACCCTAGGCCCGACATCCCTTCCAACGGGCTGGTCACAATCCACGACTCGCTCCGTGAACCGGCACACACTGTCCGAGCGCGACTCACGAGACGTCGAATCGTGGACGCTGACTCGCTCGAGCGGCGACGTCTAGCTCCGATCGGGCCAGCCGTCACACGTCTGTGCGTCCAGTCGGTCGTCAGTCATCGAGATCCACCGTACCTCGTTCCAACTCAACCGGTAGTGACAGGTGTCCGGTTTTAGTTGCTCCCAGTAGATGGTCTGCATCGACGGGACGTCTGCGTCGTCGGGCGTGATCGGGACGCTCCCCTCCGGCGTCGCCTCTTGCTCCATCGTCTGGAGCGTTGACTTCGGTGCCGGTGAGCCGATGTTCCAGGCCAACCCCGAGAGGATGAGCACACCGATCACAGCGACGACGATCCACCGACGGCGAGCCGTTCGGGTCGCGTCGTGATCGGCCCGGTCCATTTCTGTTCTCGTCGTTCGCCACGCGATCACGCGTTCGACGGTGATGGCGACGCCGAGCGCGACGAACGAGAGCCACAGAAGCGCATCAGTTGAGCCGTCCATGTCGATGTACAGCACCTGAAAGGCGAGTATCGCGCCGCCGGCCGGCACCCACCACCGCACTCGTGGGTCACGGACGGCCGCGTGCGCCCAACCGTAGAACGCCACTGGAAGGAGCACCGAGCCGTAGCCGAACACTAACAGTATCGTGTAAATGTGCTCGGCCCAGCTGTGTGGCGAGCCGGCGACCAGCGGCGCAAGCACCGTCTGGACGACCATCGGAACGAGTGCGCCGGCAGCGGCGAACACAAGGACGACGATCCCGGTCACGACGCCACCGCCTGCGACCGCCGAGAGGGCCCCGTTCCGGCCACGTCGCTGATAGGCCATTCCAACGATCAAAAACGCGAAGACGGCCCCCGACTGCCACGAACCGGCGCTCAGCGCCGCGACGGCCCCGGCGAGAAACGGCCGGTCGCGGAGAACGAATGCGAACGAAGCGATGCCGAAAAACAGCGCGTAGAACTGCGCCCGAACCCCTTGCAACGGGAGGATGTAGAGTTCCGGGACGACGAGCATCGTGAGGCCGGCGGCGACTGCCGGCGTGTGCTCGTCGGTCACGAGGTACGCTATCCACGCGACGAGCACCACGCTCGCGGCAGCGACGAGCGATGTAAGCGCCGAACTGAGACCGTACAGGACGAGCATATCGCCGCCCGACAGCGCCGCCAGAACGGCCGTAATGGCGAACGGGACGGGCGGGTTCACGTCCCAGACGTCGATGTACGGAACGCCGCCCTGGAGGACGTACCAGCCCGTGTGCTGGAAGAACGCCGGGTCGGTCGCAAGCGACGGCCACTCGAACCGGTAATACAGGACGAATCCAGCGATGAACAGGACGACGACGATCGGGCTGAGCGTGCTGAGCCATGCGGGACGTGATCGAAGGGAGGTGCGGAGTGCCATGAGCGGGACTTATCGGCGTACGACGCCAAACGGGTGGCAGCGACCTGATTCGAGGGAAGACAGTGGAACGAGTGTCATTGGATTCGACCTCGCTTAGATGCGTTGTGAGACCTTCTTCGCGGCGGCGAGGGCACCTTGATCCCACGCGACGCGGTGGTCGAGGCCGGTCTCGTCAGCCTCTTGGTCGGCGTCGTAGTGCTCGAGATACCACTTGTACGTCTCCACGAGCGCCTCCTCGTTCGAGTACTCGGGCTTCCAGTCGAGGCGTTTCAGTTTCTCGACGGAGACGTAGGAGTCCTCGTGGGCCGTCTCGTAAACCCACGGATACAGCGGAGAGAGGTTCAGCCGCTCGAGGACGCGAAGGACTGCGACCGTGAGGAACGCGGGCGTTCCGATAGTGCGCTTGTCCGTCCCCGCGTAGTCGATGGGGGCCTGGAAGTCCTCTTTCATCGTGCCGAACTCGTCGGTGCCGACGTTGAACGTGTCGTTCACGTCGGCTTCGTCACCGGTGAGCATCAGTTCGATGGCGGTGACGAGGTCGTGGACGTGGAGCAACTGGTACTTGTTGTTCCCCCAGCCGACGAGCGGGACGTTCGCGCCGTCCTCGATCCAGTCGAACAGCACCTGAAAGACGCCGAGTCGCTGCGGCCCGATGAACGTCTTCGGGCGGAGGATCGGAACGCACATGCCCATACGACGGAAGTCCTGACAGATCTTTTCGGCCTCGATCTTTGCCTCGCCGTAGG belongs to Natronorubrum aibiense and includes:
- a CDS encoding NAD-dependent epimerase/dehydratase family protein, which produces MSDSERTSDDSSGSVLVTGGTGFLGLHTCQYFRDQGWDVTAFDLKPFEPEDDTDGIDFIEGDVRREESVADALEESGATAVVHAAAALPLWDADRIRETTIDGTRNVLWAANEHGVDRVCYISSTAVYGTHDDHPITEESSLDGVGPYGEAKIEAEKICQDFRRMGMCVPILRPKTFIGPQRLGVFQVLFDWIEDGANVPLVGWGNNKYQLLHVHDLVTAIELMLTGDEADVNDTFNVGTDEFGTMKEDFQAPIDYAGTDKRTIGTPAFLTVAVLRVLERLNLSPLYPWVYETAHEDSYVSVEKLKRLDWKPEYSNEEALVETYKWYLEHYDADQEADETGLDHRVAWDQGALAAAKKVSQRI
- a CDS encoding DolP-mannose mannosyltransferase, translating into MALRTSLRSRPAWLSTLSPIVVVLFIAGFVLYYRFEWPSLATDPAFFQHTGWYVLQGGVPYIDVWDVNPPVPFAITAVLAALSGGDMLVLYGLSSALTSLVAAASVVLVAWIAYLVTDEHTPAVAAGLTMLVVPELYILPLQGVRAQFYALFFGIASFAFVLRDRPFLAGAVAALSAGSWQSGAVFAFLIVGMAYQRRGRNGALSAVAGGGVVTGIVVLVFAAAGALVPMVVQTVLAPLVAGSPHSWAEHIYTILLVFGYGSVLLPVAFYGWAHAAVRDPRVRWWVPAGGAILAFQVLYIDMDGSTDALLWLSFVALGVAITVERVIAWRTTRTEMDRADHDATRTARRRWIVVAVIGVLILSGLAWNIGSPAPKSTLQTMEQEATPEGSVPITPDDADVPSMQTIYWEQLKPDTCHYRLSWNEVRWISMTDDRLDAQTCDGWPDRS
- a CDS encoding aryl-sulfate sulfotransferase; this translates as MTDRVRPPLARLRSTISRNRLRIVFVAILLVSAAVVVSASSNDGLSTATEADVPTAPETENHTVITESGRAGTITAYAPDGEVVYYNNTRTKYFDVDSVEDDPMTIEYVATDTIHSEGPTCSDPPCARNVLERVDLETGEVEVLYERYDYKETAGEWHDSTRIDDKRVAIADIVADQVFIVNTETEVVEWLWDAQSDFPVEEAGPYPEDWAHINDVSYIEAEDDPNDGRIMVSLRNQDQVVFIDQEEGLVDDWTLGSENDYDVQYEQHNPDYIPESQGGPAVVVADSENGRVQEFQREGGADGEWTRSWEWEDDQIQWPRDADRLPNGNTLIADSHGNRVMEVDESGEVVWEVGSTLPYEAERLETGEESEGGQSAAELGLESRTEADSGGGGGGASDSGFGFSPLEFFGGLLEELLPHRVYNGLLYATPVWMGSSEFAAIGIGLLTGLTWAGAEIRWQLHDAGVRFRLPVHRRDD